From Scatophagus argus isolate fScaArg1 chromosome 2, fScaArg1.pri, whole genome shotgun sequence, a single genomic window includes:
- the kif16ba gene encoding kinesin-like protein KIF16B isoform X2 — protein MASVRVAVRVRPMNRREKDLTAKCIIKMEGTKTSITNLKIPDSIAGESSRDRTKTFTYDFSYDSMDCRSSAFVSQEKVFKDLGSDVLKAAFEGYNACVFAYGQTGSGKSYTMMGNPGDAGLIPRFCEGLFSRISEATRWDEASFRTEVSYLEIYNERVRDLLRRKSTQTYNLRVREHPKDGPYVEDLSKHLVQNYSDVEELMEAGNINRTTASTGMNDVSSRSHAIFTINFTQAKFDAEMPSETVSKIHLVDLAGSERADATGATGVRLKEGGNINKSLVTLGNVISSLADMSPDGTNTNQKKKSLFVPYRDSVLTWLLKDSLGGNSKTIMIATVSPADVNYGETLSTLRYANRAKNIINKPTINEDGNVRLIRELRAEIARLKALLVQGNQIALLDSPTALSMEEKLHQNEARVLELTKEWTNKWNETQNILKEETLALRKEGIGVVLDSELPHLIGIDDDLLSTGIILYHLKEGRTYVGREDASTEQDIILHGLDLESEHCMFENQNGKVTLVPLGGAQCSVNGVQVTEPSQLNQGAVILLGRTNMFRFNHPKEAAKLREKRKSGLLSSLSLSMTDLSKSCENLSTVMLYNPGLEFERQQREELEKLELKRRLIKEMEVKHQSEKAELERLQQEVESQRKESEEVQQRILRQEESLRRRSQDIESRLRDFLAEKERFEEERRLDLQGAGLHQHNRQQEGEVDEEQRRQQEAAEQTEIYRELERLKREREEQQVRLETERRRLEEQEREQLSLVGRLEDQLREKHEAATTLLTREDARRLEEERRALAEIREALLRAKEAGERPDVEDAGEEARSVQARYTSFKEAQVKELGQLEEGLQQQRERLEKEVAAERNALLLLTRGLKERQQQLKEEQEKGVQEATAVSQEEHLVRQAEHRLQFKERQLARVDNGLLPALAEEKQRALELLERSGGGTNGNCDSPPGLDNTLYQVEKELEDKEEKLNLHWHSAQQLQQLQETYEFTANVARQEEKVRRKEKEILESKEKQQREAMEQAVARLERRHSALRRSVSLEPDAEEQRHKSSVFRNLRTGADLDQQRVEREIQKLRQRISEGEENNKTHSISNDDKTSHSSSPVSHIQSLNTLLPLSDDRINAYIEEEVQRRLRKMNLLNGSSSSMDLSRSWESLRDDEKLQNINPRRLKYERARELWSSFLPSPELKANSPLHIQENMLDEPETSLSKPHSEVKLESTAEVLIEKEEAPPSDGDKNKRWQGEVNIPLREEGRGVCELDHCKIGQHKFCATLNNTTTNRFDENENITDKKQSDRASCVPDDDDDAKKVEGGAKELLVNGPSYSYCKEKVKHQTAPGAVADEELSNDQSPELLNFKESIPGQIKQEAGTGAEKVASSRSYNLGYLTGKLSQAYKDAGRRLQGTRDIIRNVRVSEMKVVVFQYVTTMSKELPLIHRLQLKPEPEPPILAENKDNLVDVPMDCALSPFQKCSMPAIPGISGWPEGSVSSHRNTCPEVFYQRLVQLPPALSQLQSLSSQPMLEKLESLAPQVKVTKLLSIFWLQTANREQLIPKPGCLLLLEKDIIVLSNSKDTLAVFHHFNLMDIKKIQISLAGQHVRLFGCTEDTVLAVFTHSKELTQEFCKALLKALSPKKFSEGTEDHPLLSGDLMVLSLDWTSNVPDILLDSGLHVTSRFKRVLADLLYIVHGNMEGPGKPSLANICPLLYTSVKVMNSTRMHQNSIFQFLLTDTHVALLREDGVFHPVPRGSSLVPVQPQFQGLELRKRSEIRCVMVKQSDSWLMVDITFTTRKPQAGERKARRGSADVPSVAQHSRQGDSWKLSFGCTSETATLINHLCT, from the exons ATGGCATCGGTTCGGGTGGCTGTCCGGGTCAGGCCCATGAACAGGCG GGAGAAGGACTTGACTGCAAAATGCATCATCAAGATGGAAGGGACCAAAACCTCCATCACCAACCTGAAG ATCCCTGACAGCATCGCAGGTGAGTCGTCCAGGGATCGAACCAAAACCTTCACGTACGACTTCTCCTACGACTCCATGGACTGTAGGAGCTCCGCTTTCGTCTCGCAGGAAAAG gttTTCAAAGATTTGGGCTCAGATGTGCTGAAGGCGGCGTTTGAGGGCTACAACGCCTGCGTCTTCGCCTACGGTCAGACCGGCTCGGGGAAGTCCTACACCATGATGGGAAATCCA gGGGACGCAGGCCTGATCCCGAGGTTCTGTGAAGGTCTGTTCAGCCGAATCTCTGAGGCCACTCGATGGGATGAAGCTTCATTTCGCACAGAAGTCAG CTACCTGGAGATCTACAACGAGCGGGTGAGAGACCTGCTGAGGAGGAAGTCCACTCAGACCTACAACCTGAGAGTCAGGGAGCACCCGAAAGACGGACCGTATGTCGAAG ACCTGTCCAAACACCTGGTGCAGAACTACAGTGACGTggaggagctgatggaggcCGGAAACATCAACCGCACCACCGCCAGCACCGGCATGAACGACGTCAGCAGCCGCTCGCACGCCATCTTCACCATCAACTTCACGCAG GCCAAGTTTGATGCAGAGATGCCCAGCGAGACGGTCAGTAAGATCCACCTGGTCGATCTGGCCGGCAGCGAGCGAGCCGACGCCACCGGAGCGACGGGCGTCCGgctgaaagagggaggaaacatCAACAAGTCGCTGGTCACCCTGGGCAATGTCATCTCGTCTCTGG CTGACATGTCCCCGGACGGCACAAACACCAACCAGAAGAAGAAGTCGCTGTTTGTCCCCTACAGGGACTCGGTCCTCACGTGGCTGCTGAAGGACAGCCTGGGCGGCAACTCAAAGACCATCATGATCGCCA CCGTTTCCCCCGCGGACGTGAACTACGGCGAGACACTCAGCACCCTGCGATACGCCAACCGAGCCAAGAACATCATCAACAAGCCCACCATCAACGAGGACGGCAACGTCCGGCTGATCAGAGAGCTGCGGGCCGAAATCGCGCGACTGAAAGCTCTGCTGGTTCAGGGCAACCAG attGCTCTCCTGGATTCGCCCACGGCTCTGAGCATGGAGGAGAAACTGCACCAGAACGAAGCCAGA GTCCTGGAGCTGACCAAAGAGTGGACCAACAAGTGGAACGAGACGCAGAATATTCTCAAG GAGGAGACTCTGGCTCTGAGGAAGGAGGGGATCGGCGTGGTGTTGGACTCAGAGCTGCCCCACCTGATCGGCATCGACGACGACCTCCTCAGCACCGGCATCATCCTGTACCATTTAAAG GAGGGACGGACATACGTGGGCAGAGAGGACGCGTCCACGGAGCAGGACATCA TCCTGCACGGTCTGGACCTGGAGAGCGAACACTGCATGTTCGAGAACCAGAACGGCAAAGTGACTCTGGTGCCGCTCGGCGGGGCTCAGTGTTCGGTTAACGGAGTTCAGGTGACCGAGCCGTCGCAGCTCAACCAGG GCGCTGTGATCCTGCTCGGCAGGACCAACATGTTTCGGTTCAACCACCCGAAGGAGGCGGCCAAGCTGAGGGAGAAACGAAAG AGCGGCCTGCTGTCCTCACTCAGCCTGTCCATGACGGATCTGTCCAAGTCCTGTGAAAACCTGTCCACTGTGATGCTCTACAACCCGGG GCTGGAGTTTGAGCGCCAGCAGCGAGAAGAGCTGGAGAAACTGGAGCTGAAAAG GAGGCTGATCAAGGAGATGGAGGTAAAGCACCAGAGTGAGAAGGCGGAGCTGGAGCGCctgcagcaggaggtggagAGTCAGCGGAAGGAGTCTGAGGAGGTGCAGCAGCGGATCCTCCGGCAGGAGGAGAGCCTGCGCCGCCGCAGCCAGGACATCGAGAGCCGCCTGCGAGACTTCCTGGCGGAGAAAGAGCGCTTCGAGGAGGAGAGACGCTTAGATCTACAGGGGGCCGGCCTCCATCAGCACAACCGGCAGCAGGAAGGTGAAGTCGATGAGGAGCAGCGGCGGcagcaggaggctgcggagcagACCGAGATCTATCGCGAGCTGGAGAGGCTGAAGAGGGAGCGTGAAGAGCAGCAGGTCCGTCTGGAGACTGAGCGGCGGCGGCTGGAGGAGCAGGAACGGGAGCAGCTGAGCCTGGTGGGGAGGCTGGAGGAtcagctgagagagaaacacgAGGCGGCCACCACCCTGCTGACCCGGGAGGACGCCCGCCGTCTGGAGGAGGAACGTCGAGCTCTGGCTGAGATCAGAGAAGCGCTCCTCCGGGCCAAAGAGGCCGGGGAGCGGCCAGACGTGGAGGATGCCGGTGAAGAGGCGAGATCTGTCCAGGCGCGATACACCAGCTTCAAGGAGGCTCAGGTGAAGGAACTTGGCCAGCTGGAGGAggggctgcagcagcagagggagcgCCTGGAGAAGGAGGTCGCCGCAGAGCGTAATGCACTGCTGCTCCTCACTCGCGGCCTCaaagaaagacaacagcagctgaaagaggagcaggagaaggggGTGCAGGAAGCCACGGCCGTCTCCCAGGAGGAGCACCTGGTCAGACAGGCGGAGCATAGACTGCAGTTCAAGGAGCGTCAGCTGGCCCGCGTGGACAACGGCCTCCTGCCTGCACTggctgaggagaagcagagagctTTGGAGCTGCTGGAGCGCAGCGGCGGAGGCACCAACGGGAACTGCGACAGTCCGCCGGGGCTCGACAACACGCTGTACCaggtggagaaggagctggaggacaaagaggagaaactgAACCTCCACTGGCACAGCgctcagcagcttcagcagctccaGGAGACCTACGAGTTCACAGCCAACGTGGcgaggcaggaggagaaggtgaggaggaaagagaaggagatcCTGGAGTCaaaggagaagcagcagagggaggcgATGGAGCAGGCGGTGGCCCGCCTGGAGAGGAGGCACTCAGCCCTGAGGCGCAGCGTCTCCCTGGAGCCTGACGCAGAGGAGCAGCGACACAAGAGCTCGGTCTTCAGGAACCTGAGGACGGGGGCCGACCTGGACCAGCAGAG aGTGGAGCGGGAGATCCAGAAGCTGAGGCAGAGGATCAGTGAAGGCGAAGAGAACAACAAGACTCACTCCATCAGTAACGACGACAAGACGAGTCACAGCAGCTCGCCGGTCAGCCACATCCAGAGTCTGAACACGCTGCTGCCGCTGTCGGACGACAG GATAAACGCGTACATCGAAGAGGAAGTCCAGCGCAGGTTACGCAAGATGAATCTTCTcaacggcagcagcagcagcatggatCTGTCTCGGTCCTGGGAATCGCTCAGG GATGATGAAAAGCTGCAAAACATTAACCCAAGGAGGCTTAAATATGAG AGAGCCCGCGAGTTGTGGTCTAGCTTCCTGCCTTCCCCAGAGCTCAAGGCAAACTCCCCTCTTCACATCCAGGAAAACATGTTGGATGAACCCGAGACCAGTCTCTCGAAGCCTCACAGTGAAGTGAAACTAGAATCCACAGCTGAAGTACTGATTGAAAAAGAGGAAGCACCCCCCAGTGATGGTGATAAAAACAAACGGTGGCAAGGAGAAGTGAATATCCCCCTCAGAGAAGAAGGCAGAGGTGTTTGTGAACTTGATCATTGTAAAATTGGACAGCACAAGTTTTGTGCCACCTTGAACAACACCACGACCAACAGATTTGATGAAAACGAGAACATCACTGATAAGAAACAAAGCGATCGTGCCTCTTGTGttcctgatgatgatgatgatgccaaAAAGGTTGAAGGTGGAGCAAAGGAGCTGCTGGTGAATGGACCCTCTTATTCTTACTGTAAGGAAAAAgtcaaacatcaaacagcacCAGGAGCAGTAGCAGATGAAGAACTTTCCAATGATCAGTCACCGGAGTTGCTGAACTTCAAGGAATCCATTCCTGGTCAGATAAAGCAAGAAGCTGGCACAGGAGCTGAGAAAGTAGCATCCAGCAGGAGCTACAATTTGGGGTATTTGACTGGAAAGCTTTCCCAAGCATACAAAGATGCTGGTCGAAGGCTACAGGGAACAAGGGACATCATCCGAAATGTGCGAGTCAGCGAAATGAAGGTTGTTGTCTTTCAATATGTAACCACGATGTCCAAAGAGCTGCCACTGATTCATCGACTGCAGCTCAAACCAGAGCCGGAGCCTCCCATCCTTGcggaaaacaaagacaatttGGTTGATGTGCCGATGGATTGTGCCCTTAGTCCATTTCAGAAGTGCAGTATGCCTGCAATCCCGGGCATCTCGGGGTGGCCTGAAGGCTCAGTGTCGTCTCATAGAAACACATGTCCTGAAGTTTTTTATCAGAGACTGGTTCAGCTGCCACCAGCCTTATCTCAGTTACAGTCCCTTTCATCCCAGCCAATGCTAGAAAAGTTGGAATCTCTGGCTCCTCAAGTGAAAGTCACCAAGCTGTTGAGTATCTTCTGGCTTCAGACTGCTAACCGTGAGCAGCTGATCCCAAAGCCTGGGTGCTTGCTTTTATTAGAAAAGGACATAATAGTGCTGTCAAATTCAAAGGACACCTTAGCtgtttttcaccattttaaCCTCATGGACATCAAGAAGATCCAGATCAGCTTGGCAGGGCAGCACGTCCGCCTGTTTGGCTGCACTGAAGATACTGTGTTGGCTGTGTTTACCCACAGCAAAGAGCTTACTCAGGAGTTCTGCAAGGCTTTACTGAAGGCCCTTTCTCCTAAAAAGTTCTCTGAAGGGACTGAAGATCACCCGTTACTCTCTGGTGACCTCATGGTCCTCTCTCTGGACTGGACATCCAATGTTCCTGACATCTTGCTCGATAGCGGTCTTCACGTTACCTCCAGATTTAAGCGGGTTCTAGCAGACCTGCTCTACATCGTCCATGGGAACATGGAGGGTCCTGGTAAACCGTCTCTGGCAAATATTTGTCCCCTGCTGTACACCAGCGTCAAGGTCATGAACTCTACCCGTATGCATCAGAACTCCATTTTTCAGTTCCTCCTGACGGACACTCATGTGGCTCTTCTTCGGGAGGACGGCGTCTTTCACCCGGTGCCACGGGGCTCCAGCCTGGTCCCTGTCCAGCCCCAGTTTCAAGGCCTTGAGCTCCGCAAGCGTTCGGAGATCCGATGCGTGATGGTGAAGCAGAGCGACAGTTGGCTGATGGTGGACATCACGTTTACAACTCGCAAACCACAAGCTGGAGAAAGGAAGGCCAGACGAGGCTCAGCCGACGTGCCCTCAGTCGCTCAGCACAGTCGTCAGGGCGACTCGTGGAAGTTGTCTTTTGGTTGTACCTCAGAAACTGCGACTTTGATTAATCATCTGTGTACCTGA
- the kif16ba gene encoding kinesin-like protein KIF16B isoform X1: protein MASVRVAVRVRPMNRREKDLTAKCIIKMEGTKTSITNLKIPDSIAGESSRDRTKTFTYDFSYDSMDCRSSAFVSQEKVFKDLGSDVLKAAFEGYNACVFAYGQTGSGKSYTMMGNPGDAGLIPRFCEGLFSRISEATRWDEASFRTEVSYLEIYNERVRDLLRRKSTQTYNLRVREHPKDGPYVEDLSKHLVQNYSDVEELMEAGNINRTTASTGMNDVSSRSHAIFTINFTQAKFDAEMPSETVSKIHLVDLAGSERADATGATGVRLKEGGNINKSLVTLGNVISSLADMSPDGTNTNQKKKSLFVPYRDSVLTWLLKDSLGGNSKTIMIATVSPADVNYGETLSTLRYANRAKNIINKPTINEDGNVRLIRELRAEIARLKALLVQGNQIALLDSPTALSMEEKLHQNEARVLELTKEWTNKWNETQNILKEETLALRKEGIGVVLDSELPHLIGIDDDLLSTGIILYHLKEGRTYVGREDASTEQDIILHGLDLESEHCMFENQNGKVTLVPLGGAQCSVNGVQVTEPSQLNQGAVILLGRTNMFRFNHPKEAAKLREKRKSGLLSSLSLSMTDLSKSCENLSTVMLYNPGLEFERQQREELEKLELKRRLIKEMEVKHQSEKAELERLQQEVESQRKESEEVQQRILRQEESLRRRSQDIESRLRDFLAEKERFEEERRLDLQGAGLHQHNRQQEGEVDEEQRRQQEAAEQTEIYRELERLKREREEQQVRLETERRRLEEQEREQLSLVGRLEDQLREKHEAATTLLTREDARRLEEERRALAEIREALLRAKEAGERPDVEDAGEEARSVQARYTSFKEAQVKELGQLEEGLQQQRERLEKEVAAERNALLLLTRGLKERQQQLKEEQEKGVQEATAVSQEEHLVRQAEHRLQFKERQLARVDNGLLPALAEEKQRALELLERSGGGTNGNCDSPPGLDNTLYQVEKELEDKEEKLNLHWHSAQQLQQLQETYEFTANVARQEEKVRRKEKEILESKEKQQREAMEQAVARLERRHSALRRSVSLEPDAEEQRHKSSVFRNLRTGADLDQQRVEREIQKLRQRISEGEENNKTHSISNDDKTSHSSSPVSHIQSLNTLLPLSDDRINAYIEEEVQRRLRKMNLLNGSSSSMDLSRSWESLREEEEVSDCSSVRLTDEDDEKLQNINPRRLKYERARELWSSFLPSPELKANSPLHIQENMLDEPETSLSKPHSEVKLESTAEVLIEKEEAPPSDGDKNKRWQGEVNIPLREEGRGVCELDHCKIGQHKFCATLNNTTTNRFDENENITDKKQSDRASCVPDDDDDAKKVEGGAKELLVNGPSYSYCKEKVKHQTAPGAVADEELSNDQSPELLNFKESIPGQIKQEAGTGAEKVASSRSYNLGYLTGKLSQAYKDAGRRLQGTRDIIRNVRVSEMKVVVFQYVTTMSKELPLIHRLQLKPEPEPPILAENKDNLVDVPMDCALSPFQKCSMPAIPGISGWPEGSVSSHRNTCPEVFYQRLVQLPPALSQLQSLSSQPMLEKLESLAPQVKVTKLLSIFWLQTANREQLIPKPGCLLLLEKDIIVLSNSKDTLAVFHHFNLMDIKKIQISLAGQHVRLFGCTEDTVLAVFTHSKELTQEFCKALLKALSPKKFSEGTEDHPLLSGDLMVLSLDWTSNVPDILLDSGLHVTSRFKRVLADLLYIVHGNMEGPGKPSLANICPLLYTSVKVMNSTRMHQNSIFQFLLTDTHVALLREDGVFHPVPRGSSLVPVQPQFQGLELRKRSEIRCVMVKQSDSWLMVDITFTTRKPQAGERKARRGSADVPSVAQHSRQGDSWKLSFGCTSETATLINHLCT, encoded by the exons ATGGCATCGGTTCGGGTGGCTGTCCGGGTCAGGCCCATGAACAGGCG GGAGAAGGACTTGACTGCAAAATGCATCATCAAGATGGAAGGGACCAAAACCTCCATCACCAACCTGAAG ATCCCTGACAGCATCGCAGGTGAGTCGTCCAGGGATCGAACCAAAACCTTCACGTACGACTTCTCCTACGACTCCATGGACTGTAGGAGCTCCGCTTTCGTCTCGCAGGAAAAG gttTTCAAAGATTTGGGCTCAGATGTGCTGAAGGCGGCGTTTGAGGGCTACAACGCCTGCGTCTTCGCCTACGGTCAGACCGGCTCGGGGAAGTCCTACACCATGATGGGAAATCCA gGGGACGCAGGCCTGATCCCGAGGTTCTGTGAAGGTCTGTTCAGCCGAATCTCTGAGGCCACTCGATGGGATGAAGCTTCATTTCGCACAGAAGTCAG CTACCTGGAGATCTACAACGAGCGGGTGAGAGACCTGCTGAGGAGGAAGTCCACTCAGACCTACAACCTGAGAGTCAGGGAGCACCCGAAAGACGGACCGTATGTCGAAG ACCTGTCCAAACACCTGGTGCAGAACTACAGTGACGTggaggagctgatggaggcCGGAAACATCAACCGCACCACCGCCAGCACCGGCATGAACGACGTCAGCAGCCGCTCGCACGCCATCTTCACCATCAACTTCACGCAG GCCAAGTTTGATGCAGAGATGCCCAGCGAGACGGTCAGTAAGATCCACCTGGTCGATCTGGCCGGCAGCGAGCGAGCCGACGCCACCGGAGCGACGGGCGTCCGgctgaaagagggaggaaacatCAACAAGTCGCTGGTCACCCTGGGCAATGTCATCTCGTCTCTGG CTGACATGTCCCCGGACGGCACAAACACCAACCAGAAGAAGAAGTCGCTGTTTGTCCCCTACAGGGACTCGGTCCTCACGTGGCTGCTGAAGGACAGCCTGGGCGGCAACTCAAAGACCATCATGATCGCCA CCGTTTCCCCCGCGGACGTGAACTACGGCGAGACACTCAGCACCCTGCGATACGCCAACCGAGCCAAGAACATCATCAACAAGCCCACCATCAACGAGGACGGCAACGTCCGGCTGATCAGAGAGCTGCGGGCCGAAATCGCGCGACTGAAAGCTCTGCTGGTTCAGGGCAACCAG attGCTCTCCTGGATTCGCCCACGGCTCTGAGCATGGAGGAGAAACTGCACCAGAACGAAGCCAGA GTCCTGGAGCTGACCAAAGAGTGGACCAACAAGTGGAACGAGACGCAGAATATTCTCAAG GAGGAGACTCTGGCTCTGAGGAAGGAGGGGATCGGCGTGGTGTTGGACTCAGAGCTGCCCCACCTGATCGGCATCGACGACGACCTCCTCAGCACCGGCATCATCCTGTACCATTTAAAG GAGGGACGGACATACGTGGGCAGAGAGGACGCGTCCACGGAGCAGGACATCA TCCTGCACGGTCTGGACCTGGAGAGCGAACACTGCATGTTCGAGAACCAGAACGGCAAAGTGACTCTGGTGCCGCTCGGCGGGGCTCAGTGTTCGGTTAACGGAGTTCAGGTGACCGAGCCGTCGCAGCTCAACCAGG GCGCTGTGATCCTGCTCGGCAGGACCAACATGTTTCGGTTCAACCACCCGAAGGAGGCGGCCAAGCTGAGGGAGAAACGAAAG AGCGGCCTGCTGTCCTCACTCAGCCTGTCCATGACGGATCTGTCCAAGTCCTGTGAAAACCTGTCCACTGTGATGCTCTACAACCCGGG GCTGGAGTTTGAGCGCCAGCAGCGAGAAGAGCTGGAGAAACTGGAGCTGAAAAG GAGGCTGATCAAGGAGATGGAGGTAAAGCACCAGAGTGAGAAGGCGGAGCTGGAGCGCctgcagcaggaggtggagAGTCAGCGGAAGGAGTCTGAGGAGGTGCAGCAGCGGATCCTCCGGCAGGAGGAGAGCCTGCGCCGCCGCAGCCAGGACATCGAGAGCCGCCTGCGAGACTTCCTGGCGGAGAAAGAGCGCTTCGAGGAGGAGAGACGCTTAGATCTACAGGGGGCCGGCCTCCATCAGCACAACCGGCAGCAGGAAGGTGAAGTCGATGAGGAGCAGCGGCGGcagcaggaggctgcggagcagACCGAGATCTATCGCGAGCTGGAGAGGCTGAAGAGGGAGCGTGAAGAGCAGCAGGTCCGTCTGGAGACTGAGCGGCGGCGGCTGGAGGAGCAGGAACGGGAGCAGCTGAGCCTGGTGGGGAGGCTGGAGGAtcagctgagagagaaacacgAGGCGGCCACCACCCTGCTGACCCGGGAGGACGCCCGCCGTCTGGAGGAGGAACGTCGAGCTCTGGCTGAGATCAGAGAAGCGCTCCTCCGGGCCAAAGAGGCCGGGGAGCGGCCAGACGTGGAGGATGCCGGTGAAGAGGCGAGATCTGTCCAGGCGCGATACACCAGCTTCAAGGAGGCTCAGGTGAAGGAACTTGGCCAGCTGGAGGAggggctgcagcagcagagggagcgCCTGGAGAAGGAGGTCGCCGCAGAGCGTAATGCACTGCTGCTCCTCACTCGCGGCCTCaaagaaagacaacagcagctgaaagaggagcaggagaaggggGTGCAGGAAGCCACGGCCGTCTCCCAGGAGGAGCACCTGGTCAGACAGGCGGAGCATAGACTGCAGTTCAAGGAGCGTCAGCTGGCCCGCGTGGACAACGGCCTCCTGCCTGCACTggctgaggagaagcagagagctTTGGAGCTGCTGGAGCGCAGCGGCGGAGGCACCAACGGGAACTGCGACAGTCCGCCGGGGCTCGACAACACGCTGTACCaggtggagaaggagctggaggacaaagaggagaaactgAACCTCCACTGGCACAGCgctcagcagcttcagcagctccaGGAGACCTACGAGTTCACAGCCAACGTGGcgaggcaggaggagaaggtgaggaggaaagagaaggagatcCTGGAGTCaaaggagaagcagcagagggaggcgATGGAGCAGGCGGTGGCCCGCCTGGAGAGGAGGCACTCAGCCCTGAGGCGCAGCGTCTCCCTGGAGCCTGACGCAGAGGAGCAGCGACACAAGAGCTCGGTCTTCAGGAACCTGAGGACGGGGGCCGACCTGGACCAGCAGAG aGTGGAGCGGGAGATCCAGAAGCTGAGGCAGAGGATCAGTGAAGGCGAAGAGAACAACAAGACTCACTCCATCAGTAACGACGACAAGACGAGTCACAGCAGCTCGCCGGTCAGCCACATCCAGAGTCTGAACACGCTGCTGCCGCTGTCGGACGACAG GATAAACGCGTACATCGAAGAGGAAGTCCAGCGCAGGTTACGCAAGATGAATCTTCTcaacggcagcagcagcagcatggatCTGTCTCGGTCCTGGGAATCGCTCAGG gaggaggaggaagttaGCGACTGTAGCTCTGTTAGATTAACAGATGAG GATGATGAAAAGCTGCAAAACATTAACCCAAGGAGGCTTAAATATGAG AGAGCCCGCGAGTTGTGGTCTAGCTTCCTGCCTTCCCCAGAGCTCAAGGCAAACTCCCCTCTTCACATCCAGGAAAACATGTTGGATGAACCCGAGACCAGTCTCTCGAAGCCTCACAGTGAAGTGAAACTAGAATCCACAGCTGAAGTACTGATTGAAAAAGAGGAAGCACCCCCCAGTGATGGTGATAAAAACAAACGGTGGCAAGGAGAAGTGAATATCCCCCTCAGAGAAGAAGGCAGAGGTGTTTGTGAACTTGATCATTGTAAAATTGGACAGCACAAGTTTTGTGCCACCTTGAACAACACCACGACCAACAGATTTGATGAAAACGAGAACATCACTGATAAGAAACAAAGCGATCGTGCCTCTTGTGttcctgatgatgatgatgatgccaaAAAGGTTGAAGGTGGAGCAAAGGAGCTGCTGGTGAATGGACCCTCTTATTCTTACTGTAAGGAAAAAgtcaaacatcaaacagcacCAGGAGCAGTAGCAGATGAAGAACTTTCCAATGATCAGTCACCGGAGTTGCTGAACTTCAAGGAATCCATTCCTGGTCAGATAAAGCAAGAAGCTGGCACAGGAGCTGAGAAAGTAGCATCCAGCAGGAGCTACAATTTGGGGTATTTGACTGGAAAGCTTTCCCAAGCATACAAAGATGCTGGTCGAAGGCTACAGGGAACAAGGGACATCATCCGAAATGTGCGAGTCAGCGAAATGAAGGTTGTTGTCTTTCAATATGTAACCACGATGTCCAAAGAGCTGCCACTGATTCATCGACTGCAGCTCAAACCAGAGCCGGAGCCTCCCATCCTTGcggaaaacaaagacaatttGGTTGATGTGCCGATGGATTGTGCCCTTAGTCCATTTCAGAAGTGCAGTATGCCTGCAATCCCGGGCATCTCGGGGTGGCCTGAAGGCTCAGTGTCGTCTCATAGAAACACATGTCCTGAAGTTTTTTATCAGAGACTGGTTCAGCTGCCACCAGCCTTATCTCAGTTACAGTCCCTTTCATCCCAGCCAATGCTAGAAAAGTTGGAATCTCTGGCTCCTCAAGTGAAAGTCACCAAGCTGTTGAGTATCTTCTGGCTTCAGACTGCTAACCGTGAGCAGCTGATCCCAAAGCCTGGGTGCTTGCTTTTATTAGAAAAGGACATAATAGTGCTGTCAAATTCAAAGGACACCTTAGCtgtttttcaccattttaaCCTCATGGACATCAAGAAGATCCAGATCAGCTTGGCAGGGCAGCACGTCCGCCTGTTTGGCTGCACTGAAGATACTGTGTTGGCTGTGTTTACCCACAGCAAAGAGCTTACTCAGGAGTTCTGCAAGGCTTTACTGAAGGCCCTTTCTCCTAAAAAGTTCTCTGAAGGGACTGAAGATCACCCGTTACTCTCTGGTGACCTCATGGTCCTCTCTCTGGACTGGACATCCAATGTTCCTGACATCTTGCTCGATAGCGGTCTTCACGTTACCTCCAGATTTAAGCGGGTTCTAGCAGACCTGCTCTACATCGTCCATGGGAACATGGAGGGTCCTGGTAAACCGTCTCTGGCAAATATTTGTCCCCTGCTGTACACCAGCGTCAAGGTCATGAACTCTACCCGTATGCATCAGAACTCCATTTTTCAGTTCCTCCTGACGGACACTCATGTGGCTCTTCTTCGGGAGGACGGCGTCTTTCACCCGGTGCCACGGGGCTCCAGCCTGGTCCCTGTCCAGCCCCAGTTTCAAGGCCTTGAGCTCCGCAAGCGTTCGGAGATCCGATGCGTGATGGTGAAGCAGAGCGACAGTTGGCTGATGGTGGACATCACGTTTACAACTCGCAAACCACAAGCTGGAGAAAGGAAGGCCAGACGAGGCTCAGCCGACGTGCCCTCAGTCGCTCAGCACAGTCGTCAGGGCGACTCGTGGAAGTTGTCTTTTGGTTGTACCTCAGAAACTGCGACTTTGATTAATCATCTGTGTACCTGA